A portion of the Cyanobium sp. PCC 7001 genome contains these proteins:
- a CDS encoding rubredoxin codes for MTDEIAPQEQPPADPDTAPQAVSDAPVGTAASDTAASDTAASAETSASVESAESVEPADSVESVDDPDCHRFECRSCGYVYDPGEGLKKLAIPAGTPFLSLDAATFRCPVCRSKIGAFKDIGPRNKPSGFEENLNYGLGVNRLTPGQKNVLIFGGFALAIAFFLSLYSLR; via the coding sequence GTGACCGACGAGATCGCTCCGCAGGAGCAACCGCCCGCCGACCCGGACACGGCGCCCCAGGCCGTCTCCGACGCGCCCGTCGGCACCGCCGCATCCGACACCGCCGCATCCGACACCGCTGCATCCGCCGAAACCTCTGCCTCTGTCGAGTCGGCTGAGTCCGTCGAGCCGGCTGATTCCGTCGAGTCGGTCGACGATCCCGACTGCCATCGTTTCGAGTGCCGCAGCTGCGGTTACGTCTACGACCCGGGGGAAGGCCTGAAGAAGCTGGCGATTCCCGCCGGCACGCCCTTCCTCAGCCTCGATGCCGCCACGTTCCGCTGCCCGGTGTGCCGCAGCAAGATCGGGGCCTTCAAGGACATCGGGCCTCGCAACAAGCCCAGCGGCTTCGAGGAGAACCTCAATTACGGCCTTGGCGTGAACCGGCTCACCCCGGGCCAGAAGAATGTGCTGATCTTCGGTGGCTTCGCCCTGGCCATCGCCTTCTTCCTCTCCCTCTATTCCCTGCGTTGA